AACAAAGCCTTTAAGTTTCGAATCTATCCAAATGAATCTCAAAAGACTTTAATCCATATGACTCTAGGACATAATCGCTTTCTCTGGAATAAGATGTTAGAAGATAAACAGAAACATTATGAACTCACT
The window above is part of the Paracholeplasma manati genome. Proteins encoded here:
- a CDS encoding helix-turn-helix domain-containing protein, which translates into the protein MNKAFKFRIYPNESQKTLIHMTLGHNRFLWNKMLEDKQKHYELTKNILHPTPAQYKDAYPFLKDIDSLSLANTQLNQEKAFK